The Papaver somniferum cultivar HN1 chromosome 3, ASM357369v1, whole genome shotgun sequence genome includes a region encoding these proteins:
- the LOC113362180 gene encoding auxin-responsive protein SAUR71-like: MANNKIRKIVQLKQVMKRWKSMSLGKTHHHSNRSDSSDSSSSSSESDSNSRNRRISLKRIPSSGNLAVYIGPERRRFVIPTRYLNLPIFVSLLKQSEEEYGFQSNGGLVLPCEVVFFKRVLKLLDKDENRFRRLELDEFLNLISDTVDPNYCREGAKDFGFTPLLPKTRA, encoded by the coding sequence ATGGCGAATAACAAGATCCGAAAAATAGTTCAACTAAAACAAGTAATGAAGAGATGGAAATCAATGAGTTTAGGCAAAACACACCACCACAGCAACAGATCTGATTCATCagattcctcttcatcttcatcagaatccgaCTCGAATTCAAGAAACAGAAGAATAAGTTTAAAGAGAATTCCATCATCTGGGAATTTAGCAGTTTATATCGGTCCAGAAAGAAGAAGATTCGTAATACCAACAAGGTATTTGAATTTACCAATATTTGTTTCGTTATTGAAGCAATCTGAAGAAGAATACGGGTTTCAGTCCAACGGCGGTCTGGTATTACCATGTGAAGTGGTTTTCTTCAAGAGGGTGCTGAAATTGCTTGATAAAGATGAGAATAGGTTTAGGAGATTAGAGTTGGATgagtttttgaatttgatttctgaTACTGTGGATCCAAATTATTGTAGAGAAGGTGCTAAAGATTTTGGATTCACTCCTCTGTTGCCTAAAACTAGGGCTTGA